A genome region from Vibrio tapetis subsp. tapetis includes the following:
- a CDS encoding ATPase has translation MTKPKRVIVSWSSGKDSTLTLIKLLEDPCYQVIGLYTTYVGNEVPFQVTPIDVVAMQAKLTGLPLITIELPEVFPSNEIYQTSVVEGLEHSGLDIEAVAFGDMFCNGIVEYRKSYIEKAGWKCVFPLLGIDSQQLANEIIDRNIKTFLVTTDNERLHRSFCGQWYSKTLLEDLPSEVDSCGENGEFHTLVTSAPCFDGHLNVVFNNLDSGERFTHQRYTAKIGE, from the coding sequence ATGACCAAACCAAAAAGAGTGATCGTGAGCTGGTCATCAGGTAAAGACTCAACATTAACGCTGATCAAGCTACTAGAAGATCCGTGTTATCAGGTTATTGGGCTATACACCACTTATGTTGGTAACGAAGTCCCCTTTCAAGTAACGCCCATTGATGTCGTTGCAATGCAGGCTAAATTGACTGGCTTACCATTGATCACCATCGAATTACCTGAAGTCTTCCCGTCTAACGAGATCTACCAAACCAGCGTTGTTGAAGGTCTAGAACATTCGGGACTTGATATAGAAGCCGTCGCATTCGGTGACATGTTCTGCAATGGCATTGTGGAATACCGAAAGAGCTATATAGAAAAAGCGGGTTGGAAATGTGTATTTCCATTGTTAGGAATAGATAGCCAGCAACTCGCGAATGAAATCATAGATAGAAACATTAAAACCTTTCTCGTTACTACGGACAATGAGCGGTTACATAGGAGTTTCTGTGGGCAATGGTATAGCAAAACACTTCTTGAAGACTTACCTAGTGAAGTTGACTCTTGCGGTGAAAATGGTGAGTTTCACACATTAGTTACCAGCGCACCGTGTTTCGATGGCCATTTGAATGTTGTCTT